The following are encoded in a window of Esox lucius isolate fEsoLuc1 chromosome 14, fEsoLuc1.pri, whole genome shotgun sequence genomic DNA:
- the clip1b gene encoding CAP-Gly domain-containing linker protein 1 isoform X2, whose protein sequence is MSTGKPSGIKPPSKITRPTGLPTRTSPSSGAPKPVPPEKSPTQDGAVDYQVGEKVWVNGNKPGHVHYLGETQFAPGQWAGIVLEEAIGKNDGSVAGVRYFQCEDGRGIFTRPSKLYKTAVPEREANGGQANSAEAGANSLSSAAVGPDGTMGNFTKTPLSRTQTGSGSMSNLSETDSAKKTRRELRLGDRVLVGGTKAGVVRFMGETEFAKGEWCGVELDEPLGKNDGAVAGTRYFQCLPRYGLFAPVHKVTRIGFPSTLAKTKGSSLRRSTMKRSPSASSMSSLSSVASSVSGKPSRAGLLTETSSRYARKISGTTALQEALKEKQQHIEQLLAERDMERGEVAKATSHAGEVQQELSLLTKVQEQYAVEMEAKLDQLRKLVETADRDKVELLNQLEEEKRKVEDLQFTVEEACITKGDLETQNKLEHAHIKELEQSLLFEKTKADKLQRDLEDTRVATVSERSRIMELEREVAELQLRLRSSQQTEVAVSLSPEEVGNLKARAQSQEKKISELSVDLDSRQKQLRSAEEDKTSLEQQLVSLRHKLEAAEEVNKRTTHIMQELEKRLEQTELEREALREENCHREKELQDKLMQAVELSDRTTHLLEQLTNEKTVQEAQLEALKQQNSKIQEELSLSQERSRSENKRIGNLCKEIEELKLASQKTHHTNMKDRETLSNQESGEDTNFQRTDKDQELETLRNEIEVLRGENAVAKTLQSAVETLEKDKAQLQERVTNLERRLIGRQASEEGDSGVPSSSDAALDQLREEKEFAEGQINFLNSVIVDLQRKNEELKVKLKKMALAEFNGNDGTDGLEEGGCKKGRKAPPRLFCDICDCFDLHDTEDCPTQAQSPDSVPHSSFKGKPADQRPYCDICEAFGHSTESCQDDQTF, encoded by the exons ATGAGCACAGGCAAGCCCAGTGGAATCAAGCCGCCAAGCAAGATAACCAGGCCAACCGGGTTACCAACACGCACATCCCCTTCCTCTG GTGCTCCGAAGCCGGTTCCTCCAGAGAAGTCTCCCACCCAGGATGGCGCTGTGGACTACCAGGTGGGTGAGAAGGTGTGGGTCAACGGGAACAAGCCAGGACACGTCCACTACTTGGGGGAGACGCAGTTCGCCCCTGGCCAGTGGGCTGGCATCGTCCTGGAGGAGGCCATTGGGAAGAACGACGGGTCGGTGGCAGGGGTCCGGTACTTCCAGTGTGAGGACGGTCGGGGGATATTCACGCGGCCCTCCAAGCTGTACAAGACGGCCGTGCCGGAGAGGGAGGCCAACGGCGGGCAGGCTAACTCGGCCGAGGCGGGGGCCAACTCCCTGAGCTCTGCTGCTGTTGGGCCAGATGGTACCATGGGTAACTTCACCAAGACGCCGCTGAGCAGGACCCAAACAGGCAGTGGCTCAATGTCCAACCTCTCGGAGACGGACTCGGCCAAGAAGACCAGGAGAGAGCTGAGACTGGGAGACCGCGTGCTG GTGGGGGGTACCAAGGCAGGGGTGGTGAGGTTCATGGGGGAGACAGAGTTTGCCAAGGGGGAGTGGTGTGGAGTGGAGCTGGACGAACCTCTGGGGAAGAACGACGGAGCCGTGGCTGGAACCAG gtatttccaGTGCCTGCCGCGATACGGCCTGTTTGCTCCGGTCCATAAGGTGACTCGCATCGGCTTCCCTAGCACCCTGGCTAAAACCAAGGGCTCCTCCCTGAGACGCTCCACTATGAAGAGGAGTCCAAGCGCCTCCTCCATGAGCTCACTGAGCTCTGTTGCCTCCTCAGTCAGCGGGAAACCCAGCCGTGCCGGCCTG CTGACAGAGACCTCGTCGCGGTACGCTCGTAAGATCTCTGGCACTACAGCGCTACAGGAAGCGTTGAAGGAGAAGCAACAGCACATCGAGCAGCTATTGGCTGAGAGGGACATGGAACGCGGGGAGGTCGCCAAGGCAACAAGCCACGCCGGGGAGGTGCAGCAGGAGTTGTCGCTGCTCACGAAGGTTCAGGAGCAG TATGCTGTAGAGATGGAGGCAAAGCTGGACCAACTACGTAAACTGGTGGAAACGGCCGACAGGGACAAGGTGGAGCTGCTCAACcaactggaggaggagaagag GAAAGTGGAAGACCTGCAGTTCACTGTGGAAGAAGCTTGCATTACTAAAGGTGACCTGGAG ACGCAGAACAAACTGGAGCATGCCCACATTAAGGAGCTTGAGCAGAGCCTTCTGTTTGAAAAGACCAAAGCTGACAAACTACAGAGGGACTTAGAGGACACTAGG GTGGCCACCGTGTCAGAGCGCTCCAGGATCATGGAGCTGGAGCGAGAAGTAGCGGAGCTGCAGTTGAGATTACGTTCCTCCCAGCAGACAGAGGTCGCTGTGTCACTGTCACCAGAGGAGGTCGGCAACCTCAAGGCTCGGGCCCAGTCCCAGGAGAAGAAG ATCAGTGAACTTAGTGTGGATCTGGACAGCAGGCAGAAACAGCTTCGCTCTGCGGAGGAGGACAAGACCTCCCTGGAACAACAGCTAGTCAGTctg AGACACAAACTTGAGGCAGCAGAGGAAGTAAACAAGAGGACAACACACATAATGCAAG AGCTGGAGAAGAGGCTGGAACAGACTGAACTGGAGAGGGAGGCCCTGAGAGAGGAGAACTGTCACAGAGAGAAGGAGCTTCAGGATAAACTgatgcag GCCGTTGAGTTATCGGACAGGACCACCCACTTACTGGAACAGCTGACCAATGAGAAGACTGTGCAGGAGGCTCAG CTCGAGGCGCTGAAGCAGCAGAATTCCAAAATCCAGGAAGAGCTCAGTCTGTCACAGGAGCGGAGCAGATCGGAAAACAAGCGCATCGGAAATCTGTGCAAGGAAAT CGAGGAACTGAAGCTGGCCAGTCAGAAGACGCACCATACAAACATGAAAGACAG GGAAACTCTGTCCAATCAGGAGTCAGGGGAGGACACAAACTTCCAGAGGACAGATAAGGACCAGGAGTTGGAGACTCTGAGGAATGAA aTTGAGGTTCTGCGAGGTGAGAACGCTGTGGCCAAGACACTGCAGTCTGCTGTGGAGACGCTGGAGAAAGACAAAGCCCAGCTACAGGAACGCGTCACCAACCTGGAGCGGAGGCTCATTGGACGGCAGGCGTCCGAGGAAGGGGACAGCGGAGTTCCTTCCTCAAGCGACGCAGCTCTGGACCAGCTCAGAGAAGAAAAGGAGTTTGCAGAGGGACAG ATTAACTTCCTGAACAGTGTGATCGTAGATCTTCAGAGGAAGAATGAGGAGTTGAAGGTTAAGCTGAAGAAGATGGCCCTGGCTGAGTTCAATGGCAACGACGGCACTGATGG CTTGGAGGAGGgtggatgtaaaaagggcaGGAAGGCTCCGCCTCGTCTGTTCTGTGATATCTGCGACTGCTTTGACCTCCATGACACAGAGGACTGCCCCACCCAGGCCCAGAGCCCCGACTCCGTCCCCCACTCCTCCTTCAAAGGCAAACCTGCCGACCAGCGGCCGTACTGCGACATCTGTGAAGCCTTCGGTCACTCCACAGAGTCCTGCCAGGACGACCAGACCTTCTAG
- the clip1b gene encoding CAP-Gly domain-containing linker protein 1 isoform X1 — protein MSTGKPSGIKPPSKITRPTGLPTRTSPSSVFSGAPKPVPPEKSPTQDGAVDYQVGEKVWVNGNKPGHVHYLGETQFAPGQWAGIVLEEAIGKNDGSVAGVRYFQCEDGRGIFTRPSKLYKTAVPEREANGGQANSAEAGANSLSSAAVGPDGTMGNFTKTPLSRTQTGSGSMSNLSETDSAKKTRRELRLGDRVLVGGTKAGVVRFMGETEFAKGEWCGVELDEPLGKNDGAVAGTRYFQCLPRYGLFAPVHKVTRIGFPSTLAKTKGSSLRRSTMKRSPSASSMSSLSSVASSVSGKPSRAGLLTETSSRYARKISGTTALQEALKEKQQHIEQLLAERDMERGEVAKATSHAGEVQQELSLLTKVQEQYAVEMEAKLDQLRKLVETADRDKVELLNQLEEEKRKVEDLQFTVEEACITKGDLETQNKLEHAHIKELEQSLLFEKTKADKLQRDLEDTRVATVSERSRIMELEREVAELQLRLRSSQQTEVAVSLSPEEVGNLKARAQSQEKKISELSVDLDSRQKQLRSAEEDKTSLEQQLVSLRHKLEAAEEVNKRTTHIMQELEKRLEQTELEREALREENCHREKELQDKLMQAVELSDRTTHLLEQLTNEKTVQEAQLEALKQQNSKIQEELSLSQERSRSENKRIGNLCKEIEELKLASQKTHHTNMKDRETLSNQESGEDTNFQRTDKDQELETLRNEIEVLRGENAVAKTLQSAVETLEKDKAQLQERVTNLERRLIGRQASEEGDSGVPSSSDAALDQLREEKEFAEGQINFLNSVIVDLQRKNEELKVKLKKMALAEFNGNDGTDGLEEGGCKKGRKAPPRLFCDICDCFDLHDTEDCPTQAQSPDSVPHSSFKGKPADQRPYCDICEAFGHSTESCQDDQTF, from the exons ATGAGCACAGGCAAGCCCAGTGGAATCAAGCCGCCAAGCAAGATAACCAGGCCAACCGGGTTACCAACACGCACATCCCCTTCCTCTG TTTTTTCAGGTGCTCCGAAGCCGGTTCCTCCAGAGAAGTCTCCCACCCAGGATGGCGCTGTGGACTACCAGGTGGGTGAGAAGGTGTGGGTCAACGGGAACAAGCCAGGACACGTCCACTACTTGGGGGAGACGCAGTTCGCCCCTGGCCAGTGGGCTGGCATCGTCCTGGAGGAGGCCATTGGGAAGAACGACGGGTCGGTGGCAGGGGTCCGGTACTTCCAGTGTGAGGACGGTCGGGGGATATTCACGCGGCCCTCCAAGCTGTACAAGACGGCCGTGCCGGAGAGGGAGGCCAACGGCGGGCAGGCTAACTCGGCCGAGGCGGGGGCCAACTCCCTGAGCTCTGCTGCTGTTGGGCCAGATGGTACCATGGGTAACTTCACCAAGACGCCGCTGAGCAGGACCCAAACAGGCAGTGGCTCAATGTCCAACCTCTCGGAGACGGACTCGGCCAAGAAGACCAGGAGAGAGCTGAGACTGGGAGACCGCGTGCTG GTGGGGGGTACCAAGGCAGGGGTGGTGAGGTTCATGGGGGAGACAGAGTTTGCCAAGGGGGAGTGGTGTGGAGTGGAGCTGGACGAACCTCTGGGGAAGAACGACGGAGCCGTGGCTGGAACCAG gtatttccaGTGCCTGCCGCGATACGGCCTGTTTGCTCCGGTCCATAAGGTGACTCGCATCGGCTTCCCTAGCACCCTGGCTAAAACCAAGGGCTCCTCCCTGAGACGCTCCACTATGAAGAGGAGTCCAAGCGCCTCCTCCATGAGCTCACTGAGCTCTGTTGCCTCCTCAGTCAGCGGGAAACCCAGCCGTGCCGGCCTG CTGACAGAGACCTCGTCGCGGTACGCTCGTAAGATCTCTGGCACTACAGCGCTACAGGAAGCGTTGAAGGAGAAGCAACAGCACATCGAGCAGCTATTGGCTGAGAGGGACATGGAACGCGGGGAGGTCGCCAAGGCAACAAGCCACGCCGGGGAGGTGCAGCAGGAGTTGTCGCTGCTCACGAAGGTTCAGGAGCAG TATGCTGTAGAGATGGAGGCAAAGCTGGACCAACTACGTAAACTGGTGGAAACGGCCGACAGGGACAAGGTGGAGCTGCTCAACcaactggaggaggagaagag GAAAGTGGAAGACCTGCAGTTCACTGTGGAAGAAGCTTGCATTACTAAAGGTGACCTGGAG ACGCAGAACAAACTGGAGCATGCCCACATTAAGGAGCTTGAGCAGAGCCTTCTGTTTGAAAAGACCAAAGCTGACAAACTACAGAGGGACTTAGAGGACACTAGG GTGGCCACCGTGTCAGAGCGCTCCAGGATCATGGAGCTGGAGCGAGAAGTAGCGGAGCTGCAGTTGAGATTACGTTCCTCCCAGCAGACAGAGGTCGCTGTGTCACTGTCACCAGAGGAGGTCGGCAACCTCAAGGCTCGGGCCCAGTCCCAGGAGAAGAAG ATCAGTGAACTTAGTGTGGATCTGGACAGCAGGCAGAAACAGCTTCGCTCTGCGGAGGAGGACAAGACCTCCCTGGAACAACAGCTAGTCAGTctg AGACACAAACTTGAGGCAGCAGAGGAAGTAAACAAGAGGACAACACACATAATGCAAG AGCTGGAGAAGAGGCTGGAACAGACTGAACTGGAGAGGGAGGCCCTGAGAGAGGAGAACTGTCACAGAGAGAAGGAGCTTCAGGATAAACTgatgcag GCCGTTGAGTTATCGGACAGGACCACCCACTTACTGGAACAGCTGACCAATGAGAAGACTGTGCAGGAGGCTCAG CTCGAGGCGCTGAAGCAGCAGAATTCCAAAATCCAGGAAGAGCTCAGTCTGTCACAGGAGCGGAGCAGATCGGAAAACAAGCGCATCGGAAATCTGTGCAAGGAAAT CGAGGAACTGAAGCTGGCCAGTCAGAAGACGCACCATACAAACATGAAAGACAG GGAAACTCTGTCCAATCAGGAGTCAGGGGAGGACACAAACTTCCAGAGGACAGATAAGGACCAGGAGTTGGAGACTCTGAGGAATGAA aTTGAGGTTCTGCGAGGTGAGAACGCTGTGGCCAAGACACTGCAGTCTGCTGTGGAGACGCTGGAGAAAGACAAAGCCCAGCTACAGGAACGCGTCACCAACCTGGAGCGGAGGCTCATTGGACGGCAGGCGTCCGAGGAAGGGGACAGCGGAGTTCCTTCCTCAAGCGACGCAGCTCTGGACCAGCTCAGAGAAGAAAAGGAGTTTGCAGAGGGACAG ATTAACTTCCTGAACAGTGTGATCGTAGATCTTCAGAGGAAGAATGAGGAGTTGAAGGTTAAGCTGAAGAAGATGGCCCTGGCTGAGTTCAATGGCAACGACGGCACTGATGG CTTGGAGGAGGgtggatgtaaaaagggcaGGAAGGCTCCGCCTCGTCTGTTCTGTGATATCTGCGACTGCTTTGACCTCCATGACACAGAGGACTGCCCCACCCAGGCCCAGAGCCCCGACTCCGTCCCCCACTCCTCCTTCAAAGGCAAACCTGCCGACCAGCGGCCGTACTGCGACATCTGTGAAGCCTTCGGTCACTCCACAGAGTCCTGCCAGGACGACCAGACCTTCTAG
- the clip1b gene encoding CAP-Gly domain-containing linker protein 1 isoform X4: MSTGKPSGIKPPSKITRPTGLPTRTSPSSGAPKPVPPEKSPTQDGAVDYQVGEKVWVNGNKPGHVHYLGETQFAPGQWAGIVLEEAIGKNDGSVAGVRYFQCEDGRGIFTRPSKLYKTAVPEREANGGQANSAEAGANSLSSAAVGPDGTMGNFTKTPLSRTQTGSGSMSNLSETDSAKKTRRELRLGDRVLVGGTKAGVVRFMGETEFAKGEWCGVELDEPLGKNDGAVAGTRYFQCLPRYGLFAPVHKVTRIGFPSTLAKTKGSSLRRSTMKRSPSASSMSSLSSVASSVSGKPSRAGLLTETSSRYARKISGTTALQEALKEKQQHIEQLLAERDMERGEVAKATSHAGEVQQELSLLTKVQEQYAVEMEAKLDQLRKLVETADRDKVELLNQLEEEKRKVEDLQFTVEEACITKGDLEVATVSERSRIMELEREVAELQLRLRSSQQTEVAVSLSPEEVGNLKARAQSQEKKISELSVDLDSRQKQLRSAEEDKTSLEQQLVSLRHKLEAAEEVNKRTTHIMQELEKRLEQTELEREALREENCHREKELQDKLMQAVELSDRTTHLLEQLTNEKTVQEAQLEALKQQNSKIQEELSLSQERSRSENKRIGNLCKEIEELKLASQKTHHTNMKDRETLSNQESGEDTNFQRTDKDQELETLRNEIEVLRGENAVAKTLQSAVETLEKDKAQLQERVTNLERRLIGRQASEEGDSGVPSSSDAALDQLREEKEFAEGQINFLNSVIVDLQRKNEELKVKLKKMALAEFNGNDGTDGLEEGGCKKGRKAPPRLFCDICDCFDLHDTEDCPTQAQSPDSVPHSSFKGKPADQRPYCDICEAFGHSTESCQDDQTF; encoded by the exons ATGAGCACAGGCAAGCCCAGTGGAATCAAGCCGCCAAGCAAGATAACCAGGCCAACCGGGTTACCAACACGCACATCCCCTTCCTCTG GTGCTCCGAAGCCGGTTCCTCCAGAGAAGTCTCCCACCCAGGATGGCGCTGTGGACTACCAGGTGGGTGAGAAGGTGTGGGTCAACGGGAACAAGCCAGGACACGTCCACTACTTGGGGGAGACGCAGTTCGCCCCTGGCCAGTGGGCTGGCATCGTCCTGGAGGAGGCCATTGGGAAGAACGACGGGTCGGTGGCAGGGGTCCGGTACTTCCAGTGTGAGGACGGTCGGGGGATATTCACGCGGCCCTCCAAGCTGTACAAGACGGCCGTGCCGGAGAGGGAGGCCAACGGCGGGCAGGCTAACTCGGCCGAGGCGGGGGCCAACTCCCTGAGCTCTGCTGCTGTTGGGCCAGATGGTACCATGGGTAACTTCACCAAGACGCCGCTGAGCAGGACCCAAACAGGCAGTGGCTCAATGTCCAACCTCTCGGAGACGGACTCGGCCAAGAAGACCAGGAGAGAGCTGAGACTGGGAGACCGCGTGCTG GTGGGGGGTACCAAGGCAGGGGTGGTGAGGTTCATGGGGGAGACAGAGTTTGCCAAGGGGGAGTGGTGTGGAGTGGAGCTGGACGAACCTCTGGGGAAGAACGACGGAGCCGTGGCTGGAACCAG gtatttccaGTGCCTGCCGCGATACGGCCTGTTTGCTCCGGTCCATAAGGTGACTCGCATCGGCTTCCCTAGCACCCTGGCTAAAACCAAGGGCTCCTCCCTGAGACGCTCCACTATGAAGAGGAGTCCAAGCGCCTCCTCCATGAGCTCACTGAGCTCTGTTGCCTCCTCAGTCAGCGGGAAACCCAGCCGTGCCGGCCTG CTGACAGAGACCTCGTCGCGGTACGCTCGTAAGATCTCTGGCACTACAGCGCTACAGGAAGCGTTGAAGGAGAAGCAACAGCACATCGAGCAGCTATTGGCTGAGAGGGACATGGAACGCGGGGAGGTCGCCAAGGCAACAAGCCACGCCGGGGAGGTGCAGCAGGAGTTGTCGCTGCTCACGAAGGTTCAGGAGCAG TATGCTGTAGAGATGGAGGCAAAGCTGGACCAACTACGTAAACTGGTGGAAACGGCCGACAGGGACAAGGTGGAGCTGCTCAACcaactggaggaggagaagag GAAAGTGGAAGACCTGCAGTTCACTGTGGAAGAAGCTTGCATTACTAAAGGTGACCTGGAG GTGGCCACCGTGTCAGAGCGCTCCAGGATCATGGAGCTGGAGCGAGAAGTAGCGGAGCTGCAGTTGAGATTACGTTCCTCCCAGCAGACAGAGGTCGCTGTGTCACTGTCACCAGAGGAGGTCGGCAACCTCAAGGCTCGGGCCCAGTCCCAGGAGAAGAAG ATCAGTGAACTTAGTGTGGATCTGGACAGCAGGCAGAAACAGCTTCGCTCTGCGGAGGAGGACAAGACCTCCCTGGAACAACAGCTAGTCAGTctg AGACACAAACTTGAGGCAGCAGAGGAAGTAAACAAGAGGACAACACACATAATGCAAG AGCTGGAGAAGAGGCTGGAACAGACTGAACTGGAGAGGGAGGCCCTGAGAGAGGAGAACTGTCACAGAGAGAAGGAGCTTCAGGATAAACTgatgcag GCCGTTGAGTTATCGGACAGGACCACCCACTTACTGGAACAGCTGACCAATGAGAAGACTGTGCAGGAGGCTCAG CTCGAGGCGCTGAAGCAGCAGAATTCCAAAATCCAGGAAGAGCTCAGTCTGTCACAGGAGCGGAGCAGATCGGAAAACAAGCGCATCGGAAATCTGTGCAAGGAAAT CGAGGAACTGAAGCTGGCCAGTCAGAAGACGCACCATACAAACATGAAAGACAG GGAAACTCTGTCCAATCAGGAGTCAGGGGAGGACACAAACTTCCAGAGGACAGATAAGGACCAGGAGTTGGAGACTCTGAGGAATGAA aTTGAGGTTCTGCGAGGTGAGAACGCTGTGGCCAAGACACTGCAGTCTGCTGTGGAGACGCTGGAGAAAGACAAAGCCCAGCTACAGGAACGCGTCACCAACCTGGAGCGGAGGCTCATTGGACGGCAGGCGTCCGAGGAAGGGGACAGCGGAGTTCCTTCCTCAAGCGACGCAGCTCTGGACCAGCTCAGAGAAGAAAAGGAGTTTGCAGAGGGACAG ATTAACTTCCTGAACAGTGTGATCGTAGATCTTCAGAGGAAGAATGAGGAGTTGAAGGTTAAGCTGAAGAAGATGGCCCTGGCTGAGTTCAATGGCAACGACGGCACTGATGG CTTGGAGGAGGgtggatgtaaaaagggcaGGAAGGCTCCGCCTCGTCTGTTCTGTGATATCTGCGACTGCTTTGACCTCCATGACACAGAGGACTGCCCCACCCAGGCCCAGAGCCCCGACTCCGTCCCCCACTCCTCCTTCAAAGGCAAACCTGCCGACCAGCGGCCGTACTGCGACATCTGTGAAGCCTTCGGTCACTCCACAGAGTCCTGCCAGGACGACCAGACCTTCTAG
- the clip1b gene encoding CAP-Gly domain-containing linker protein 1 isoform X3, which yields MSTGKPSGIKPPSKITRPTGLPTRTSPSSVFSGAPKPVPPEKSPTQDGAVDYQVGEKVWVNGNKPGHVHYLGETQFAPGQWAGIVLEEAIGKNDGSVAGVRYFQCEDGRGIFTRPSKLYKTAVPEREANGGQANSAEAGANSLSSAAVGPDGTMGNFTKTPLSRTQTGSGSMSNLSETDSAKKTRRELRLGDRVLVGGTKAGVVRFMGETEFAKGEWCGVELDEPLGKNDGAVAGTRYFQCLPRYGLFAPVHKVTRIGFPSTLAKTKGSSLRRSTMKRSPSASSMSSLSSVASSVSGKPSRAGLLTETSSRYARKISGTTALQEALKEKQQHIEQLLAERDMERGEVAKATSHAGEVQQELSLLTKVQEQYAVEMEAKLDQLRKLVETADRDKVELLNQLEEEKRKVEDLQFTVEEACITKGDLEVATVSERSRIMELEREVAELQLRLRSSQQTEVAVSLSPEEVGNLKARAQSQEKKISELSVDLDSRQKQLRSAEEDKTSLEQQLVSLRHKLEAAEEVNKRTTHIMQELEKRLEQTELEREALREENCHREKELQDKLMQAVELSDRTTHLLEQLTNEKTVQEAQLEALKQQNSKIQEELSLSQERSRSENKRIGNLCKEIEELKLASQKTHHTNMKDRETLSNQESGEDTNFQRTDKDQELETLRNEIEVLRGENAVAKTLQSAVETLEKDKAQLQERVTNLERRLIGRQASEEGDSGVPSSSDAALDQLREEKEFAEGQINFLNSVIVDLQRKNEELKVKLKKMALAEFNGNDGTDGLEEGGCKKGRKAPPRLFCDICDCFDLHDTEDCPTQAQSPDSVPHSSFKGKPADQRPYCDICEAFGHSTESCQDDQTF from the exons ATGAGCACAGGCAAGCCCAGTGGAATCAAGCCGCCAAGCAAGATAACCAGGCCAACCGGGTTACCAACACGCACATCCCCTTCCTCTG TTTTTTCAGGTGCTCCGAAGCCGGTTCCTCCAGAGAAGTCTCCCACCCAGGATGGCGCTGTGGACTACCAGGTGGGTGAGAAGGTGTGGGTCAACGGGAACAAGCCAGGACACGTCCACTACTTGGGGGAGACGCAGTTCGCCCCTGGCCAGTGGGCTGGCATCGTCCTGGAGGAGGCCATTGGGAAGAACGACGGGTCGGTGGCAGGGGTCCGGTACTTCCAGTGTGAGGACGGTCGGGGGATATTCACGCGGCCCTCCAAGCTGTACAAGACGGCCGTGCCGGAGAGGGAGGCCAACGGCGGGCAGGCTAACTCGGCCGAGGCGGGGGCCAACTCCCTGAGCTCTGCTGCTGTTGGGCCAGATGGTACCATGGGTAACTTCACCAAGACGCCGCTGAGCAGGACCCAAACAGGCAGTGGCTCAATGTCCAACCTCTCGGAGACGGACTCGGCCAAGAAGACCAGGAGAGAGCTGAGACTGGGAGACCGCGTGCTG GTGGGGGGTACCAAGGCAGGGGTGGTGAGGTTCATGGGGGAGACAGAGTTTGCCAAGGGGGAGTGGTGTGGAGTGGAGCTGGACGAACCTCTGGGGAAGAACGACGGAGCCGTGGCTGGAACCAG gtatttccaGTGCCTGCCGCGATACGGCCTGTTTGCTCCGGTCCATAAGGTGACTCGCATCGGCTTCCCTAGCACCCTGGCTAAAACCAAGGGCTCCTCCCTGAGACGCTCCACTATGAAGAGGAGTCCAAGCGCCTCCTCCATGAGCTCACTGAGCTCTGTTGCCTCCTCAGTCAGCGGGAAACCCAGCCGTGCCGGCCTG CTGACAGAGACCTCGTCGCGGTACGCTCGTAAGATCTCTGGCACTACAGCGCTACAGGAAGCGTTGAAGGAGAAGCAACAGCACATCGAGCAGCTATTGGCTGAGAGGGACATGGAACGCGGGGAGGTCGCCAAGGCAACAAGCCACGCCGGGGAGGTGCAGCAGGAGTTGTCGCTGCTCACGAAGGTTCAGGAGCAG TATGCTGTAGAGATGGAGGCAAAGCTGGACCAACTACGTAAACTGGTGGAAACGGCCGACAGGGACAAGGTGGAGCTGCTCAACcaactggaggaggagaagag GAAAGTGGAAGACCTGCAGTTCACTGTGGAAGAAGCTTGCATTACTAAAGGTGACCTGGAG GTGGCCACCGTGTCAGAGCGCTCCAGGATCATGGAGCTGGAGCGAGAAGTAGCGGAGCTGCAGTTGAGATTACGTTCCTCCCAGCAGACAGAGGTCGCTGTGTCACTGTCACCAGAGGAGGTCGGCAACCTCAAGGCTCGGGCCCAGTCCCAGGAGAAGAAG ATCAGTGAACTTAGTGTGGATCTGGACAGCAGGCAGAAACAGCTTCGCTCTGCGGAGGAGGACAAGACCTCCCTGGAACAACAGCTAGTCAGTctg AGACACAAACTTGAGGCAGCAGAGGAAGTAAACAAGAGGACAACACACATAATGCAAG AGCTGGAGAAGAGGCTGGAACAGACTGAACTGGAGAGGGAGGCCCTGAGAGAGGAGAACTGTCACAGAGAGAAGGAGCTTCAGGATAAACTgatgcag GCCGTTGAGTTATCGGACAGGACCACCCACTTACTGGAACAGCTGACCAATGAGAAGACTGTGCAGGAGGCTCAG CTCGAGGCGCTGAAGCAGCAGAATTCCAAAATCCAGGAAGAGCTCAGTCTGTCACAGGAGCGGAGCAGATCGGAAAACAAGCGCATCGGAAATCTGTGCAAGGAAAT CGAGGAACTGAAGCTGGCCAGTCAGAAGACGCACCATACAAACATGAAAGACAG GGAAACTCTGTCCAATCAGGAGTCAGGGGAGGACACAAACTTCCAGAGGACAGATAAGGACCAGGAGTTGGAGACTCTGAGGAATGAA aTTGAGGTTCTGCGAGGTGAGAACGCTGTGGCCAAGACACTGCAGTCTGCTGTGGAGACGCTGGAGAAAGACAAAGCCCAGCTACAGGAACGCGTCACCAACCTGGAGCGGAGGCTCATTGGACGGCAGGCGTCCGAGGAAGGGGACAGCGGAGTTCCTTCCTCAAGCGACGCAGCTCTGGACCAGCTCAGAGAAGAAAAGGAGTTTGCAGAGGGACAG ATTAACTTCCTGAACAGTGTGATCGTAGATCTTCAGAGGAAGAATGAGGAGTTGAAGGTTAAGCTGAAGAAGATGGCCCTGGCTGAGTTCAATGGCAACGACGGCACTGATGG CTTGGAGGAGGgtggatgtaaaaagggcaGGAAGGCTCCGCCTCGTCTGTTCTGTGATATCTGCGACTGCTTTGACCTCCATGACACAGAGGACTGCCCCACCCAGGCCCAGAGCCCCGACTCCGTCCCCCACTCCTCCTTCAAAGGCAAACCTGCCGACCAGCGGCCGTACTGCGACATCTGTGAAGCCTTCGGTCACTCCACAGAGTCCTGCCAGGACGACCAGACCTTCTAG